The following are encoded in a window of Longibacter salinarum genomic DNA:
- a CDS encoding NAD-dependent epimerase/dehydratase family protein, producing MHYLITGGAGFIGSHLADALLDADHSVLAYDNLSTGRRGNIAHLEQNPRFSLAVGDVLDRSRLDEAISKADVVIHLAAAVGVKRVMEKPVETIKTNVGGTETVLELAHQHDKKIAIASTSEVYGKAMQKDEELDALSETDDWTLGTTSKRRWAYACSKAMDEFLAKAYADEHGLDVISLRFFNTVGPRQSGRYGMVIPNFVRQALAGEDIRVFGDGKQTRCFTHVFDAVEAVQRLLASDDDLRGEVFNVGSRHEISIRNLAERVRTLTDSDSNIVYVPYEEVYGAGFEDMRRRTPDVTKLRETIDFIPGRPTDEILQDVIAAVREA from the coding sequence ATGCACTACCTCATTACGGGAGGCGCCGGCTTTATTGGTAGTCACCTTGCCGACGCACTTCTCGATGCCGATCACTCGGTTCTCGCTTACGACAACCTCTCGACGGGGCGACGGGGCAACATTGCCCATCTCGAACAAAACCCCCGCTTTTCTCTTGCTGTGGGCGACGTTCTGGATCGGTCTCGGCTCGATGAAGCAATCTCCAAGGCAGATGTTGTGATTCATCTGGCGGCTGCTGTGGGGGTGAAGCGCGTAATGGAGAAGCCGGTGGAGACGATCAAGACGAACGTCGGCGGTACGGAAACGGTACTGGAATTGGCTCACCAGCACGATAAGAAGATCGCTATTGCGTCGACCTCTGAAGTGTATGGCAAGGCGATGCAGAAAGACGAGGAACTCGACGCGCTCAGTGAGACGGATGATTGGACGCTCGGTACCACGTCAAAACGCCGCTGGGCCTACGCCTGCTCGAAAGCCATGGACGAGTTTCTGGCCAAGGCCTATGCAGACGAACACGGACTCGACGTGATCTCGCTCCGGTTCTTCAATACGGTTGGCCCGCGGCAGAGTGGCCGATACGGGATGGTCATCCCGAACTTCGTCCGTCAAGCTCTTGCAGGGGAAGACATTCGCGTGTTCGGCGATGGGAAGCAGACCCGTTGCTTTACGCACGTATTCGACGCTGTGGAGGCGGTGCAGCGGCTCCTTGCCTCCGATGACGACCTCCGCGGTGAGGTGTTTAACGTTGGTTCGCGCCACGAAATCTCGATTCGCAATCTGGCCGAACGTGTTCGTACACTCACCGACTCGGACTCGAACATCGTCTACGTTCCGTATGAAGAAGTCTACGGCGCTGGGTTTGAAGACATGCGACGTCGTACACCGGACGTGACCAAGCTGCGGGAGACGATTGACTTCATCCCAGGGCGACCGACAGACGAAATACTCCAGGACGTTATCGCAGCCGTACGTGAGGCGTGA
- a CDS encoding nucleotide sugar dehydrogenase, which translates to MNLLGQIDNGEATIGVIGLGYVGLPLAVEYASAGFKTVGIDLDESRVDRLNRGDNYIDDLDDDQVRGLVESDLLSASTNFDACGDIDVFFICVPTPVTASKDPDTGYIESATASIAEHLRPGQLVILKSTTYPDTTEGIVKPILEEQGDPRGLTLGSDYFLAFSPERIDPGNEEWTTANTPVVVGGTTPTCGHVSQIALEEIIEHVYSVSNPKVAEMEKLLENIFRSVNIALVNELARLCDRIGGISMWEVIQAAATKPFGFMPFYPGPGLGGHCIPIDPHYLSWLARKYDFETSFITLSARINESMPFYVAEAIIGAVADQPIRLRDANILILGVAFKGNVDDTRHSPAETIIKLLEEKNVGSIRFADPHVDEYHVRYRDGSSRAIEKVECTPETVAEHDVVVVVTDHDAFDVEMIATSARSIVDTRNMLADITDPDLRERIHLLGGGDSTMTALEPIADDA; encoded by the coding sequence TTGAATTTACTGGGGCAGATCGATAATGGCGAGGCAACCATCGGTGTTATCGGCCTTGGATACGTTGGGCTACCACTGGCTGTTGAATATGCATCTGCAGGCTTTAAGACTGTCGGTATCGACTTGGATGAAAGCCGCGTCGATCGACTCAACCGCGGTGATAACTACATCGATGATCTTGACGACGACCAGGTGCGAGGTCTGGTCGAAAGCGATCTCTTGTCCGCGTCAACGAACTTTGACGCGTGTGGAGACATCGACGTATTCTTTATCTGTGTGCCCACGCCCGTCACGGCGAGCAAAGACCCTGACACGGGATACATCGAATCGGCAACAGCTTCTATTGCAGAACATCTGCGTCCCGGCCAGCTCGTCATCCTGAAGAGCACAACCTACCCCGATACGACCGAAGGCATCGTCAAGCCCATCCTTGAAGAACAGGGAGATCCGCGAGGTCTTACGCTCGGCTCAGACTACTTTCTCGCGTTTAGCCCGGAGCGGATTGACCCAGGGAACGAGGAGTGGACGACGGCGAACACGCCTGTTGTTGTGGGGGGGACGACACCGACGTGCGGCCATGTGTCTCAGATTGCGCTCGAGGAGATCATCGAGCATGTCTATTCGGTTTCCAACCCGAAGGTTGCCGAAATGGAGAAGCTGCTGGAAAACATCTTCCGCTCCGTCAACATCGCGCTCGTGAACGAGTTGGCCCGCCTCTGTGATCGGATTGGCGGAATATCGATGTGGGAGGTCATTCAGGCGGCGGCAACGAAACCGTTCGGATTCATGCCGTTCTACCCGGGCCCCGGTCTCGGCGGCCATTGTATTCCGATTGATCCCCACTACCTCTCCTGGTTGGCGCGTAAATACGACTTCGAAACGAGCTTCATCACGCTATCCGCTCGTATTAACGAGAGCATGCCGTTTTACGTGGCCGAGGCCATAATCGGTGCTGTTGCAGATCAGCCGATTCGACTTCGTGACGCGAACATTCTCATTCTCGGAGTAGCATTTAAGGGCAATGTTGATGACACGCGTCACTCTCCAGCAGAGACAATCATAAAGCTGCTGGAAGAGAAAAACGTGGGCTCAATCCGGTTCGCCGATCCACATGTCGATGAGTACCACGTACGGTATCGAGACGGCTCGTCGCGAGCGATCGAAAAGGTCGAGTGCACGCCCGAAACCGTGGCCGAGCATGATGTCGTGGTAGTTGTAACGGACCATGATGCATTTGATGTAGAGATGATTGCGACATCAGCTCGCTCGATCGTGGATACGCGCAATATGCTCGCGGACATCACGGACCCGGATCTTCGTGAACGGATCCATCTCCTCGGAGGCGGAGACTCCACCATGACGGCGCTGGAGCCGATTGCAGACGACGCGTAA
- a CDS encoding tetratricopeptide repeat protein, with the protein MNVNVRHIARSLSRRVLVPVLALALALVATPVLAQDGSQAKVEELKKTYAAAMQAAKQGNAQEAYPKLEQSLQLANEAEQSGAASQIKQKMVALPKQWGNKALKDKNYEEAQMHFRKGAEYAPDDAYMLYGMGLAQINQEGKTTEAIQTLQKAISVAEENGDRRTANTARERIRQEFVSRASKALNVQNPGPRAAQEALAALDEMRNYVDPSAKSLFYRATAQYANGNAQEAIATAQQGLEMHRGSRTSAAKFHFVIAESQLKNGNKEAACAEFEQAAFGDYKARSEHYLENECE; encoded by the coding sequence ATGAACGTGAATGTTCGACATATCGCACGGAGCCTGAGTCGCCGTGTACTCGTTCCGGTCCTCGCTCTCGCTCTTGCCCTTGTGGCAACCCCCGTCCTGGCTCAGGACGGAAGCCAGGCGAAAGTCGAGGAATTAAAGAAGACATATGCGGCGGCGATGCAGGCGGCCAAGCAAGGCAACGCTCAAGAGGCGTACCCAAAACTTGAACAGTCGCTCCAACTCGCCAACGAAGCCGAACAGTCCGGCGCTGCTTCTCAAATCAAGCAGAAGATGGTGGCGCTACCGAAGCAATGGGGCAACAAGGCGCTCAAGGACAAGAACTATGAAGAGGCGCAGATGCACTTTAGGAAAGGTGCAGAATATGCTCCCGACGACGCCTACATGCTTTACGGTATGGGCCTCGCTCAAATCAACCAGGAAGGTAAAACGACGGAAGCGATCCAGACGCTTCAGAAAGCCATTTCGGTTGCTGAGGAGAATGGCGATCGCCGTACGGCCAACACGGCTCGCGAGCGTATCCGCCAAGAGTTCGTCTCCCGCGCATCGAAGGCGCTGAACGTGCAAAATCCTGGTCCAAGGGCCGCACAGGAAGCGCTGGCAGCACTTGACGAGATGCGCAACTACGTGGACCCCAGCGCGAAGTCTTTGTTCTACCGCGCGACTGCGCAGTATGCAAACGGCAACGCCCAGGAGGCAATTGCCACCGCACAGCAGGGCCTCGAGATGCATCGCGGTAGCCGAACCTCGGCTGCGAAGTTTCACTTCGTGATCGCCGAGTCGCAACTCAAGAACGGCAACAAGGAAGCGGCCTGCGCTGAGTTTGAACAGGCAGCGTTCGGTGACTACAAAGCCCGCTCAGAGCACTATCTCGAAAACGAGTGTGAGTAA
- a CDS encoding OmpA family protein encodes MQRLKRTPLSAILVLALALVTMTGCKSLSNTEKGAIIGSGAGGAAGAAVGKAVGGTAEGAIIGAVVGGAAGAIIGQRMDKKAEELEQELANADVERIGEGIVVTFDSGLLFDFDSSALRSGARQDLRDFASSMQDYPETEILVVGHTDSKGSADYNMGLSERRAESAADFLINQGISADRLRTEGRGETEPVATNDTEAGRQQNRRVEVAIFASEEYREEVKRDAGN; translated from the coding sequence ATGCAACGACTGAAACGAACGCCCCTTTCCGCTATTCTCGTTCTGGCACTCGCCCTGGTCACCATGACCGGGTGCAAAAGCCTGAGCAACACGGAAAAGGGTGCTATCATCGGTTCGGGAGCGGGTGGTGCCGCTGGTGCAGCCGTCGGTAAAGCCGTTGGTGGAACAGCCGAGGGCGCCATCATCGGTGCCGTCGTTGGAGGCGCTGCCGGTGCAATTATCGGTCAGCGTATGGACAAAAAGGCCGAAGAACTCGAACAGGAACTTGCCAACGCAGACGTTGAACGGATCGGAGAGGGTATCGTCGTAACGTTTGATAGCGGTCTTCTCTTCGACTTTGACTCTTCCGCCTTACGTAGTGGCGCGCGCCAAGACCTTCGCGACTTCGCAAGCAGCATGCAGGACTACCCTGAGACGGAGATTCTCGTGGTCGGTCACACCGATTCGAAAGGCTCGGCAGATTACAACATGGGTCTTTCCGAGCGGCGTGCAGAATCCGCAGCGGACTTCCTGATCAATCAAGGAATCTCTGCTGATCGCCTGCGCACTGAAGGTCGCGGTGAGACCGAGCCCGTTGCAACGAACGATACGGAAGCCGGCCGTCAGCAAAACCGCCGTGTGGAGGTTGCTATCTTCGCGAGCGAAGAATACCGCGAGGAAGTCAAACGAGACGCGGGTAACTAG
- a CDS encoding sugar phosphate nucleotidyltransferase, with amino-acid sequence MKLIVPMAGRGTRVRPHSHVTPKPLLTVKGRTIVERIVDTFSRVLPEVPDEGVFVLGPDFGQDIRDQLTQICEARDMTAEFAVQESAEGTAHAVGCAGEHLKGEGIVVFADTLFRIDDDVDLGDSDVVVWVKHVDDPSRFGVAVRGEGGDRVTRLVEKPDEPISNEAIIGIYYVKQLADLQTEIRYLIDNEIRGKGGELQLTDAFDRMLQNGKRFTTEGVDAWMDCGTIPALLETTKRILHQEEGDLHQGTVKDSIIHDPVYIGPGATIDGAVVGPNVSVEAGATVRDAVVRDSIVYPNAHVEVSVLSDSIVGRHAVVEAMTGTVNIGDHSEVTG; translated from the coding sequence ATGAAGCTGATCGTTCCAATGGCCGGTCGTGGCACTCGCGTTCGGCCGCACTCGCATGTTACGCCCAAACCGCTTCTCACGGTAAAGGGCCGCACGATCGTCGAACGGATCGTCGACACGTTCTCTCGTGTCCTACCCGAGGTGCCAGACGAAGGCGTTTTCGTGCTCGGACCGGACTTCGGTCAGGACATACGAGATCAGTTGACGCAGATCTGCGAGGCGCGTGATATGACGGCTGAGTTTGCCGTGCAGGAGAGCGCCGAAGGGACGGCACACGCGGTCGGATGTGCGGGTGAACATCTCAAGGGAGAGGGAATCGTCGTATTCGCCGATACGCTCTTCCGCATTGACGACGACGTCGACCTGGGCGATTCAGATGTGGTCGTTTGGGTCAAGCACGTCGATGATCCGAGTCGCTTTGGTGTCGCGGTTCGCGGAGAGGGAGGGGACCGGGTTACGCGTCTGGTGGAAAAACCCGATGAGCCGATCTCGAACGAAGCCATCATCGGGATCTACTACGTCAAGCAGCTCGCGGATCTGCAGACCGAGATCCGGTACCTGATCGACAACGAGATTCGGGGCAAAGGTGGGGAGTTGCAGTTGACCGATGCTTTCGATCGCATGCTCCAGAATGGAAAACGCTTTACGACGGAGGGGGTCGACGCATGGATGGACTGCGGAACGATTCCCGCACTGCTGGAAACGACGAAGCGGATTCTCCACCAGGAGGAAGGCGACCTCCATCAGGGAACCGTGAAAGACAGCATCATTCACGACCCGGTATACATTGGACCTGGGGCAACGATCGACGGCGCGGTCGTTGGACCGAACGTATCGGTGGAAGCAGGCGCGACAGTCCGGGATGCCGTGGTGCGCGATAGCATCGTGTATCCCAATGCTCACGTCGAGGTGAGCGTGTTGTCAGACTCGATTGTTGGACGTCACGCCGTCGTCGAGGCGATGACCGGCACAGTGAATATCGGTGACCATTCTGAGGTTACCGGCTGA
- a CDS encoding endonuclease MutS2 — translation METYPASIEEKLGFDILRQRLSDRMMSPLGQERLDRMQPARTMGWLEDELVRVEELQAAFQYDENVPLNHIFDLRQVMKRAAPEDAYVDPEDLRRVRLVLITLRRLKSYFDRRRSDYPSLASAVERITPLKDVETHISTVIAEEGGVRDDASEELGRLRRQIKKRRNELRGALDSALREAMNQGWATEEQATIRGGRMVIPVRAEAKRKVDGFIHDTSATGQTVYIEPSACMRLNNEVNELKSDERREVQRILRKVTSHLSRHSQEMRHNLKALAQFDLLQAKAGLANHLEAVVPKLNDDGIIDVKDGRNPVLQLHFEAEKKGQGASNPVVADDEDGPREVVPLDLRLGDEFNTLVITGPNAGGKTVAMKTVGLLSLMLAYGMPIPVAPHSRFSLFHQLMVDIGDEQSIEEDLSTFSSHVSNLRHMLKNAGSNTLVLIDEAGTGTDPDEGGALAQAVLEHLTSVEASTIVTTHHGTLKVYAHEADRVENGSMEFDQNTLRPTYRYQQGVPGSSYAFEIAQRMGLETRVLDRARDLAGEQKTAMENLITTFERRNQELEETLDKAKSEKRNAEKEKERFEQKWRKIEKERDSFRQQALEEAERIVQDANARIEQTIKEIKESEAEREATKDAREKLEAYKKDLREDVDEARGASEKPSEKPSKSDRSSATRPTSGDGASRSSTPKEKGGPIREGDRVVLDNGSTTMDVQEVEDDEAVVVMGAMHMRVDLDRLTKVGGPRKEPETGYGADISMTALEASPTIDVRGERVEQARQRIQHFIDDAIAAGLNTVEILHGKGTGALRQAIHDDLRSRSDVKDVRKAPIEQGGAGVTLADLA, via the coding sequence ATGGAAACCTATCCAGCTTCGATTGAAGAGAAGCTTGGCTTCGACATTCTTCGTCAGCGCCTGTCCGACAGAATGATGAGTCCTCTCGGGCAGGAACGGCTTGACCGCATGCAGCCGGCCAGAACAATGGGCTGGCTCGAAGATGAACTCGTGCGCGTTGAGGAGCTGCAGGCGGCGTTTCAGTACGACGAAAACGTTCCGCTGAATCACATCTTCGACCTTCGCCAGGTGATGAAGCGGGCAGCGCCGGAAGATGCGTATGTCGACCCGGAAGATTTGCGGCGCGTGCGTCTGGTCCTCATTACGCTCCGACGCTTGAAATCGTACTTCGACCGACGCCGCTCCGATTATCCGAGTCTGGCGTCTGCGGTGGAGCGAATCACTCCGCTCAAGGATGTCGAGACGCATATCAGCACGGTCATTGCCGAGGAGGGAGGGGTCCGCGACGATGCGTCGGAGGAGTTGGGACGACTGCGGCGTCAGATTAAGAAGCGACGCAACGAGCTCCGGGGGGCTTTAGATAGCGCCCTGCGCGAAGCGATGAATCAGGGCTGGGCGACGGAAGAGCAGGCGACGATCCGCGGGGGGCGGATGGTGATCCCCGTCCGGGCGGAGGCGAAGCGAAAGGTGGACGGCTTCATTCACGACACCTCCGCGACGGGGCAGACGGTGTACATCGAGCCGTCGGCCTGTATGCGGCTCAACAATGAGGTGAATGAGCTCAAGAGTGACGAGCGGCGAGAAGTGCAGCGGATTCTACGCAAGGTGACGTCTCATCTCAGTCGTCATAGTCAGGAGATGCGACACAACCTGAAAGCACTCGCGCAGTTCGACTTGCTTCAGGCGAAAGCAGGTCTGGCAAATCACCTCGAAGCGGTTGTCCCGAAATTGAATGATGACGGGATTATCGATGTGAAAGACGGTCGCAATCCGGTCCTTCAGCTTCACTTTGAAGCGGAGAAAAAAGGTCAGGGAGCGTCAAATCCCGTTGTGGCGGATGATGAAGACGGACCGAGGGAGGTTGTGCCGCTCGACTTGCGTCTCGGCGATGAATTCAACACGCTGGTGATTACAGGGCCCAATGCCGGCGGTAAGACTGTCGCAATGAAAACGGTCGGTCTGCTGTCGTTGATGCTGGCGTATGGCATGCCGATTCCCGTAGCGCCGCACTCCCGCTTCTCGCTCTTCCACCAGCTGATGGTGGACATCGGCGATGAGCAGTCGATTGAAGAAGACCTTTCAACGTTCAGTTCGCACGTGTCGAACCTCAGGCACATGCTGAAGAACGCAGGTTCGAATACGCTCGTCCTGATCGATGAGGCCGGTACGGGGACGGACCCAGACGAGGGGGGCGCGCTCGCTCAAGCCGTGCTCGAACACCTCACGTCTGTGGAAGCGAGTACCATCGTGACGACGCACCACGGCACCCTCAAGGTATATGCCCATGAGGCCGACCGCGTAGAAAACGGGTCGATGGAGTTCGATCAAAATACCCTGCGTCCGACGTATCGATATCAGCAGGGGGTACCCGGTTCATCGTATGCCTTCGAGATTGCCCAGCGAATGGGGCTTGAGACACGGGTTCTCGATCGTGCTCGTGACCTTGCCGGTGAGCAGAAGACGGCAATGGAAAACCTGATCACGACGTTCGAGCGACGGAATCAGGAGCTCGAAGAAACGCTCGACAAGGCCAAGTCGGAGAAGCGAAACGCCGAAAAAGAGAAAGAGCGTTTCGAGCAGAAATGGCGCAAAATCGAGAAGGAGCGCGACTCGTTTCGGCAGCAGGCACTTGAAGAAGCGGAGCGGATTGTTCAAGACGCGAATGCTCGGATAGAGCAGACGATCAAGGAGATCAAAGAGTCGGAGGCCGAACGCGAGGCTACGAAGGACGCCCGCGAGAAACTTGAAGCCTACAAGAAGGACCTGCGAGAGGATGTTGACGAAGCTCGCGGCGCGAGCGAAAAACCTTCGGAGAAACCATCCAAGAGTGATCGGTCCAGTGCCACCCGCCCGACATCCGGAGATGGCGCGTCACGTTCTTCCACCCCGAAGGAAAAAGGCGGTCCGATTCGGGAGGGCGATCGCGTCGTGCTCGACAACGGCTCGACGACGATGGATGTCCAGGAGGTTGAGGATGATGAAGCGGTTGTTGTCATGGGAGCGATGCACATGCGAGTGGACCTCGACCGGCTTACGAAAGTCGGCGGTCCGCGGAAGGAGCCTGAAACAGGGTACGGGGCCGACATTTCGATGACGGCCCTTGAGGCAAGCCCGACGATCGACGTCCGAGGCGAACGCGTGGAGCAGGCGCGTCAGCGGATTCAACACTTTATCGATGACGCTATTGCAGCTGGACTCAATACCGTCGAGATCCTCCACGGAAAAGGTACAGGAGCACTCCGGCAGGCAATTCACGACGATCTGCGTTCCCGCTCCGACGTGAAGGACGTTCGCAAAGCTCCGATCGAACAGGGCGGGGCAGGCGTCACGCTGGCGGATCTGGCGTAG
- a CDS encoding 2-hydroxyacid dehydrogenase, with translation MAQIVVTRPLVDGALEGLASHHDVTVGSPPSGDGLSEQSLIDRIGDARAIITTVADPITADVVAGCPGLEVIAQYGVGLDNVDLNAAAEADITVTHTPGVLTDATADFTWALLLAVGRRVLEADAFVREGHFERWETRTILGMELAGKTLGIIGLGRIGAAVARRALGFGMDVIFYNRSPANPTVIRESGATPASLETVLTSSDVVSLHCPHNEDSHHLLDLEALNMMRPEALLINTARGPVIKEADLVEALDAGMIAGAGLDVFEEEPDVHPGLMNHDRVVLAPHLASATVEARIRMGQMCVESLLAYFDGEDVPHRAR, from the coding sequence ATGGCCCAAATTGTCGTTACTCGTCCTCTCGTCGACGGTGCACTCGAAGGCCTCGCTTCGCATCACGATGTTACCGTCGGCTCACCACCGTCTGGCGATGGACTCAGCGAGCAGTCGTTGATCGATCGTATTGGAGACGCACGTGCCATAATAACAACGGTTGCCGACCCCATCACCGCTGATGTTGTCGCCGGCTGCCCTGGCCTTGAGGTGATCGCCCAGTATGGGGTAGGACTTGACAACGTAGACCTCAATGCCGCCGCAGAAGCCGACATCACAGTAACACACACACCGGGTGTACTCACGGACGCGACAGCTGATTTTACGTGGGCGCTGCTTCTTGCTGTTGGACGCCGCGTTCTGGAAGCGGACGCATTCGTACGAGAGGGTCACTTCGAGCGGTGGGAAACGAGAACGATTCTGGGCATGGAACTCGCTGGCAAAACGCTCGGGATCATTGGTCTCGGGAGAATTGGGGCGGCGGTCGCCCGCCGGGCATTGGGCTTCGGCATGGACGTCATCTTTTATAACCGATCGCCTGCCAACCCTACGGTGATCCGTGAATCCGGGGCAACGCCCGCTTCTCTCGAAACCGTTCTTACATCGAGCGATGTGGTCTCACTTCACTGTCCGCACAATGAAGACAGCCATCACCTTCTCGACTTGGAGGCGCTGAATATGATGAGACCAGAAGCTCTTCTGATTAACACGGCACGCGGGCCGGTGATCAAAGAGGCTGATCTCGTCGAAGCGCTAGATGCCGGCATGATCGCTGGTGCCGGCCTCGATGTATTTGAGGAAGAACCCGATGTCCACCCGGGCCTCATGAATCACGACCGCGTCGTGCTCGCTCCCCATCTCGCCAGCGCAACGGTCGAGGCTCGCATCCGCATGGGTCAGATGTGCGTCGAGTCACTACTCGCCTATTTTGACGGGGAGGACGTGCCGCATCGAGCCCGGTAA
- a CDS encoding DUF4783 domain-containing protein, producing MRFLKVMVCMLVFAAMGSTVASAQEADTSSESADSTSGVPEQVITRVSNSFQNGDADLLLEQTADRIEVSLPGTRAYYSRSQAMYVLRAFFQEHDPTRFEIEDVSKAGASYFVTGRFWYSRSEQPMHVYTRFVSRSGHKLYEIRVEPLR from the coding sequence ATGCGTTTCCTCAAAGTGATGGTCTGCATGCTGGTTTTTGCTGCAATGGGGAGTACGGTGGCGAGTGCCCAGGAGGCAGATACGTCATCTGAATCTGCTGACAGCACGTCCGGCGTACCAGAACAGGTGATAACTCGAGTCTCGAACTCGTTTCAAAACGGAGATGCTGATCTGCTTCTCGAACAGACCGCAGACCGAATCGAGGTCAGCTTGCCAGGAACGAGGGCATATTATAGCCGGTCGCAGGCTATGTACGTTCTACGAGCATTTTTTCAGGAGCATGACCCCACTCGCTTCGAGATCGAGGACGTGTCGAAGGCTGGTGCAAGTTATTTTGTGACCGGTCGGTTCTGGTATTCACGGAGTGAGCAGCCGATGCATGTCTACACTCGGTTTGTAAGCCGCAGTGGCCACAAGCTGTACGAGATCCGCGTTGAGCCGCTCCGGTAG